In the Rubrivivax gelatinosus IL144 genome, GGCGAGCGCCAGCGCCTTGACCTTGGCGGCCAGGCGGCTCTTCAGGCGGGCAGCCTTGTTCTTGTGGAAGATGCCCTTGTCGGCGACCGAGTCGATGACGCTCTGCGCGGCCTTGAAGGTGTCGGTGGCGACAGTCTTGTCACCGGCGACGACGGCCTTCTGCACGTTCTTCACGACGGTGCGAAAGCGCGAGCGCAGCGAAGTGTTCTGCGCGTTGAGCTTGACGTCCTGACGGGCGCGCTTGCGGCCCGAAGCGAGGCGGACGGTCTTCTTCTTGGCTTTGGACGAGGTGGCCATGCGGTTCTTTGGCTGTTCGGGTGGTGCAAAGACCGTCGAGTATAGCACG is a window encoding:
- the rpsT gene encoding 30S ribosomal protein S20 produces the protein MATSSKAKKKTVRLASGRKRARQDVKLNAQNTSLRSRFRTVVKNVQKAVVAGDKTVATDTFKAAQSVIDSVADKGIFHKNKAARLKSRLAAKVKALALAA